In Candidatus Schekmanbacteria bacterium RIFCSPLOWO2_02_FULL_38_14, a single genomic region encodes these proteins:
- a CDS encoding adenine phosphoribosyltransferase has protein sequence MKELKEFIRDIPDFPKKGIVFKDITPLIGNGAGYQRAINTLAERYKNKKIDKVVSVEARGFLFGAPLAYKLSAGVIPVRKPGKLPFHTNRIDYELEYGTDSLNIHQDAIKKGEKVLIVDDLLATGGTINAVSKLVEQLEGEIVELAFLIELSFLNGRDKLKRYPVFSLITF, from the coding sequence ATGAAAGAGCTTAAAGAATTTATCCGTGATATTCCTGATTTTCCTAAAAAAGGAATAGTTTTCAAGGATATAACACCTTTAATTGGGAATGGCGCAGGCTACCAGAGAGCTATAAACACCTTAGCTGAAAGGTATAAAAATAAAAAGATAGATAAAGTTGTAAGTGTAGAAGCCAGGGGATTTCTGTTCGGAGCACCTCTTGCATATAAACTCAGTGCAGGAGTTATCCCTGTAAGGAAACCAGGAAAACTTCCATTTCACACTAATCGAATAGATTATGAACTGGAATATGGCACTGATAGCTTAAATATACATCAGGATGCTATAAAAAAAGGAGAAAAAGTTCTTATAGTTGATGACCTTCTTGCTACAGGGGGAACAATTAATGCTGTTTCCAAGCTTGTAGAGCAGCTTGAAGGAGAAATAGTAGAGTTGGCATTTTTAATTGAACTTAGTTTTTTAAACGGCAGAGATAAATTAAAACGTTATCCGGTCTTTTCCTTAATTACATTTTAA
- a CDS encoding ribonuclease R yields MKITKEDVLKYLKKSGDKPLTSEELISGFKVSSKDREFFELLLEELIFSGETVRIKDGRLGIPEKMNLVVGKLKMNRKGSAFVIPVKEGKDDLFINMNKLGNAMHNDLVVARIETTSPGKKPEGVVVQVLKHFYKKIVGVFEEEGDHGWAIPEQKGFSHDIYIPGNEKHKALNGQVVVAEITKYPSLNRNPEGKIIKVLGSHHDRFIETKIAIEEYDIPQEFSDSAINEAETCSHPDIKYIVSRKNLQDLPTVTIDGENARDFDDAISIEKTENGNYKLWVHIADVAYYVKEESYLDKEAFFRGTSIYFPDYCVPMLPERLSNDICSLRPNESRLTVTAFMEFNPGGERISYELFESVIKSNERMTYENLKRIIIDSDEKLIERYSYLLDKFIIMKELCLLLKEKRWKRGSLDFDLPEPQFIIDATGQITSIIKSERNLAHQIIEEFMIAANETVASHLFLKNIPSLYRVHGKPDAEKITNFNEFIKDLKLDVKPIGKIVPKALQNLLNSVKGTSVEHMISSLLLRSLKHAFYSKDNIGHFGLASKIYTHFTSPIRRYPDLIVHRILKKLLSKSNLPSGVITGLEEKLPAIASHSSTREKVAEDAERKVLEIKKLEFLYEKKGEVFSGVISGVTSFGIFIEISELFIEGMVRLSSLKDDYYKFIEEKHCFKGGRKKNIYRLGDKVKVKVTEVDLKRREVNLVFVK; encoded by the coding sequence ATGAAAATCACAAAAGAAGATGTATTAAAATACTTAAAAAAATCCGGCGACAAACCTCTTACTTCAGAAGAACTTATATCAGGGTTCAAAGTTTCCAGCAAAGACAGAGAGTTTTTTGAGCTTCTCTTGGAAGAGCTCATTTTTTCAGGTGAGACAGTCAGAATCAAAGATGGCAGATTAGGAATTCCTGAAAAAATGAATCTGGTTGTTGGAAAGCTAAAAATGAACAGGAAAGGCTCAGCATTTGTTATACCTGTGAAAGAAGGAAAAGATGACCTGTTTATCAATATGAATAAACTTGGAAACGCAATGCACAATGACCTTGTTGTTGCAAGAATTGAAACAACATCTCCCGGGAAAAAGCCGGAAGGTGTTGTTGTGCAGGTTCTGAAACATTTTTATAAAAAAATTGTTGGAGTTTTTGAAGAAGAAGGAGACCACGGATGGGCAATACCTGAACAGAAGGGATTTTCCCACGACATATATATTCCGGGCAATGAAAAACACAAAGCCTTGAACGGACAGGTTGTTGTTGCTGAAATTACAAAATATCCATCTCTAAACCGCAACCCTGAAGGGAAAATAATAAAAGTTCTTGGGTCCCATCACGACAGATTCATTGAGACAAAGATAGCAATTGAAGAATATGACATTCCGCAGGAATTTTCAGATTCTGCGATTAATGAGGCAGAAACCTGCTCGCACCCTGACATAAAATATATTGTAAGCAGAAAAAACCTTCAGGACCTTCCAACTGTTACAATAGACGGAGAAAACGCCAGGGATTTTGATGACGCAATATCAATAGAAAAAACTGAAAATGGAAATTATAAGTTATGGGTTCATATTGCAGATGTTGCTTACTATGTAAAAGAAGAAAGTTATCTTGACAAAGAGGCTTTTTTCAGGGGAACAAGTATTTACTTCCCTGACTACTGCGTACCAATGCTCCCTGAAAGGCTTTCTAATGATATATGCAGTCTCAGACCAAATGAATCAAGGCTTACGGTTACAGCTTTTATGGAGTTTAATCCAGGCGGGGAACGTATTAGTTACGAATTATTTGAAAGTGTTATTAAAAGCAACGAAAGAATGACCTATGAAAACCTGAAAAGGATTATCATAGACTCAGATGAGAAATTAATTGAAAGATACTCTTATCTCCTGGACAAATTTATAATCATGAAAGAGCTATGTCTGCTTTTAAAGGAGAAAAGATGGAAAAGGGGGAGCCTTGACTTTGACCTTCCAGAACCTCAATTCATAATAGACGCTACAGGACAGATAACCAGCATTATTAAATCAGAAAGAAACCTGGCACATCAAATAATAGAAGAATTCATGATTGCAGCAAACGAAACTGTTGCATCACACCTTTTTTTAAAAAACATACCTTCTCTTTACAGGGTACACGGGAAACCTGATGCTGAAAAAATAACAAATTTTAATGAATTCATTAAAGACTTGAAGCTTGATGTCAAACCTATAGGAAAAATTGTTCCGAAAGCGCTTCAGAATTTATTAAACAGTGTCAAGGGAACCTCTGTTGAGCATATGATATCATCACTCCTTCTCCGCTCACTAAAACACGCTTTCTATTCAAAAGATAACATTGGCCATTTTGGCCTTGCCTCAAAGATATACACCCACTTCACCTCTCCTATTCGCCGCTACCCTGACCTAATTGTCCACAGAATTCTGAAAAAACTCCTGAGCAAAAGTAATTTGCCAAGTGGTGTAATAACCGGACTTGAAGAAAAACTTCCAGCCATAGCCTCCCATTCTTCAACAAGAGAAAAGGTTGCGGAAGATGCAGAAAGGAAAGTGCTTGAGATAAAAAAATTAGAATTCCTGTATGAGAAAAAAGGAGAGGTTTTTTCAGGAGTAATTTCAGGAGTAACCTCTTTTGGAATCTTTATAGAAATCAGCGAACTCTTTATCGAAGGGATGGTAAGGCTTTCAAGCCTTAAGGATGACTATTATAAATTTATTGAAGAGAAACACTGTTTCAAGGGAGGACGGAAAAAAAATATATACAGGCTTGGCGACAAGGTAAAGGTAAAGGTAACTGAAGTTGATTTAAAACGCAGGGAAGTAAACTTGGTATTTGTAAAATAG
- a CDS encoding FmdB family transcriptional regulator: MPIYEYECKTCGKRMSFLIFSQESLKTLECKKCKSKKLNRLLSRIATPKSKESRLESLADPSKLAGLDEKDPKNIARWMKRMGKEMGEDAGEDFDDAVDHAMDEDAQEGESSSEEL, from the coding sequence ATGCCTATTTATGAATATGAATGTAAAACCTGCGGTAAAAGAATGAGTTTTTTAATCTTTTCTCAGGAAAGCTTGAAAACTCTTGAATGTAAAAAATGTAAAAGTAAAAAGCTCAATCGTTTATTATCTAGGATTGCCACCCCAAAATCAAAAGAATCACGGCTTGAATCCCTTGCGGACCCAAGCAAACTTGCAGGACTTGATGAAAAGGACCCAAAAAACATTGCCAGATGGATGAAGCGGATGGGGAAGGAGATGGGGGAGGATGCTGGCGAGGATTTTGACGATGCAGTTGACCATGCAATGGATGAGGATGCTCAAGAGGGAGAAAGTTCATCAGAAGAGCTTTAA
- a CDS encoding D-alanyl-D-alanine carboxypeptidase/D-alanyl-D-alanine-endopeptidase, which yields MIRNEKHKKAMLIFLIFFFVFSGLDLDFSGNGNILINPSFAAKKKYRSSRRTSIPKKKDFTFPVILKEDKYSENSELNSLGSLKKEIEKLVSSGALSNSSYGIKIKSLKTGEVIFEKNSDLSLIPASNIKLITAAAALAYLKPEYTFKTMVYYGGVLKNGKVEGNIYLKGFGDPSLVSEDLWIMANNVYLKGIREITGNVIADDSFFDNKRMGDGWEEYPKESLYTSYVGALSLNYNTVRIIVSALPQDLKHPTVMVDPPTSYVDIDNRVGLKTSKGGAAVSTRWIDEDSENNEKILLQGRIANRGTAETYKKIDNPPIYTATVFKDFLDKNGVSIKGKVERGGVPGNARILVIHNSRPLVSIIRDMNKYSNNFIAEQIFKVLGGELKGAPATEEKGIEVEKEFLKKIGIENGSYSIGDGAGLSKKNKIAPSQMIKILEYMYNDFELWPEYISSLPIFGIDGSLKKRLPGFFTERRTRAKTGTLNGVTCLSGYLVTADNEPVAFSFLFNRCSDVWAAKEVQNSIIVKLNKFSRNGISGGKATN from the coding sequence TTGATCAGAAATGAAAAACATAAAAAGGCTATGTTGATATTTTTAATATTCTTTTTTGTTTTCTCAGGATTGGATTTAGATTTTTCTGGTAATGGCAATATATTGATTAATCCAAGTTTTGCGGCAAAAAAAAAATACAGAAGTTCCCGCCGCACCAGCATACCAAAAAAAAAGGATTTTACATTCCCTGTAATATTAAAGGAGGATAAATATTCTGAGAACAGCGAATTAAACTCTCTTGGAAGTTTAAAAAAAGAGATTGAGAAGTTGGTTAGCTCAGGGGCATTGAGTAATTCGTCTTATGGGATTAAGATAAAGTCACTTAAAACAGGAGAGGTAATATTTGAAAAAAACTCTGACCTTTCATTGATTCCAGCATCAAATATTAAACTGATAACCGCTGCAGCAGCACTGGCTTATTTAAAACCAGAATATACTTTCAAAACGATGGTTTATTATGGCGGGGTTTTGAAAAACGGAAAAGTTGAAGGAAATATTTACTTGAAAGGATTTGGCGACCCTTCGCTTGTTTCTGAAGACCTCTGGATTATGGCAAATAATGTATACTTGAAAGGGATAAGAGAAATTACCGGAAATGTCATTGCAGACGATTCATTCTTTGATAACAAAAGAATGGGGGACGGATGGGAAGAATATCCGAAAGAGAGCCTTTATACATCGTATGTAGGTGCACTTTCTCTAAACTATAATACTGTAAGAATTATTGTCTCTGCTCTTCCGCAGGACTTAAAACATCCTACAGTAATGGTTGACCCTCCAACCAGTTATGTAGATATTGATAACAGGGTAGGATTAAAAACGTCAAAAGGAGGGGCTGCAGTATCAACCAGATGGATAGATGAAGATTCTGAGAACAATGAGAAAATTCTCCTTCAGGGAAGAATTGCAAACAGGGGAACAGCAGAAACTTATAAAAAAATTGATAATCCCCCGATTTATACTGCTACTGTCTTTAAAGATTTTTTGGATAAAAACGGTGTTTCAATAAAAGGAAAGGTTGAGAGAGGTGGTGTCCCGGGGAATGCGAGAATTCTTGTTATTCATAATTCCAGGCCGCTTGTTTCAATTATAAGAGATATGAACAAATACAGTAATAACTTTATTGCAGAACAGATTTTTAAGGTATTAGGAGGAGAGTTAAAGGGCGCTCCGGCAACAGAGGAAAAAGGAATAGAAGTGGAAAAGGAATTTTTAAAAAAAATAGGAATAGAAAACGGAAGCTATTCAATCGGTGACGGAGCAGGTCTGTCAAAAAAAAATAAAATAGCACCCTCTCAGATGATAAAAATTTTAGAGTATATGTATAACGATTTTGAGCTCTGGCCAGAGTATATTTCGTCACTGCCGATATTCGGAATAGACGGTTCATTAAAGAAGAGGTTGCCAGGATTTTTTACAGAAAGAAGAACAAGAGCCAAGACCGGTACTCTCAATGGGGTCACATGCCTTTCAGGTTATCTTGTTACGGCAGATAATGAACCTGTAGCTTTTTCTTTTCTTTTCAACAGGTGTTCTGATGTCTGGGCAGCTAAAGAAGTGCAGAACTCGATAATAGTCAAACTGAATAAATTTTCAAGAAATGGCATCTCAGGAGGCAAAGCAACAAATTAA